The nucleotide window TCACCGAGGTGGCCCGTATCCAGCGCCTCGCCGCCGCCCTCGCCACCGCGGGCACGGTCCGCGACGTCAGCCAGGCCATGGTCACCGCCCTGCGCAAGCCTCTCCACGCCGACCGTATCGCCCTCGCCGAACTGGAGGCCGACCGCCTCGTCGTCACCGTCCTCGACCCGCCCCAGCCCGAGTCCTGGCCCGAGGTGTGGCGCAGCGAATGGCGCTCCGAGTGGCCCGACGCCCCCGTACGCACCATGCCCACCCTCAGCGCGGCCCTGCGCGAGGGCCGCACCGCCATCTGGCCCGCCGGAACCGCCCTGGAGCCCGCCCTCGCCGACGTCGGACCCGGCGGCCTCGCCGTCCTTCCGCTCCCGGCCGGCGGCCGGATGGCCGGGGCCTGCCTGATCGGCTGGGACGCGCCCCACGACTTCGCCCCCGACGAACGCGCCCTGCTCACCGCCGCTGCGGGCCTCGCCGGCCAGGCCCTGTTGCGTGCCCATGCCTTCGACGCCGAACACGAACTCGTCGACATGCTCCAACGAACCCTCCTGCCACGCCGTCTGCCCCAGCTGCCCGGCGCGGTCGCCGTCGCCCGCTATCTGCCCACGACCGCCGGTCTGGAGGTCGGCGGCGACTGGTACGACGTGATCCCGCTGCCCGACAACCACGTGGCCCTCGTCATCGGCGACGTCCAGGGCCACAACGTCGGCGCCGCCACCCTCATGGGCCAGATGCGCACCGCCCTGCGCGCCTACGCCGTCGAGGGGCACCCGCCGGACGTCGTCGTCGCCCACGCCAACCGGCTCCTGATGGACATGGAGACCGACCTCTTCGCCACCTGCTGCTACGTCGACCTCGACATGGAGGAGGGCTCCGCCTGGTGCGTCCGCGCCGGGCACATCCCGCCCGTCCTGCGCTACCCGGACGGCACCACCGAGATCGCCGAGTCCGAGGGCGGCCCCCCGCTCGGCGTCATCACCCAGGCCGACTACCCGATGTCCCCGCTGCGCCTGGCCCCCGGCACGCTTCTCGCCCTGACCACGGACGGCCTGGTGGAGTCCGCCGACATCGACGTCGAGGACGGGCTCGACCACCTCGCCGCCGAACTGTCCGCCGCCGACCCCGCCCACCTCGGCCTCGTCGCCGACACCCTCCTCGGCGCCGCCAACCGCGACGACGACGTGGCCCTGCTCCTCACGCGCTACGACGGCATGGCCCTGCGCCCGCGCCGCGAGAACTGGACGGTGTGGCGCGTCCCCCAGGCGGTCGGTCAGGCCCGCCGCTACACCCGTCGCGTCCTGCGCGCCTGGGGCATCGAGGCCGAGGCGGACAGCGTGCTCCTCGTCGTCTCCGAACTGGTCACCAACGCCCTCGTGCACACCGACGGCAGGGTCCGCCTCGACCTGACCCTCTTCAACAACCGTCTGCGCGTCTCGGTGACGGACGCCTCACCCCGCACCCCCGCCAAACCCACCGACATCGGCTGGGAGGCCACCGGCGGCCGCGGCCTCCTCCTGGTCGAGGCCATGTCGACGACCTGGGGCACGGTACCGGTCAGTGGGGGCAAGCAGGTGTGGGCCGAGATTCCCCTGGAGGAGGAGGCTCTCGCCGAGTGAGGCGTTTCCGGGTGCGGGTGCGGGTGCGGGTGCGGGTGCGGGGACGGTTCGCGGTTCAGTGAGCCTCTGCCGGTCGGTGCACCACCACGATGCCGTGGTCGGCGAAGACCTTCAGGATCGCGTCGAAGCAGTCGTACGGCTCGCCGTCCCAGGGATCGATGAAACCGCTCAGGTGCCGACGGGCGATGTCGGAGCCGTGCCAGACGAGCGTGAACGGCGCTGTCGCCCCGAACCTCCCTCGCAGGCAGTCGTCCAGCGCGTCCAGGTTGCAGCCGAAGTAACCGCCGGGGCCGTTGACCGCCTCACCGAGGGCGCAGTAGAAGGAGGCCCGGTCGGTGACGTACCGGCCGTCCAGGTGATACGTGCTGTCCCGTGGCCGATCAGGGCGGTCCCGTCGCGCGCACCCGGACCTCCGTACAAGGGTGAGCCACTGATCGCGCCCCCACGCGTCATACGCCGCCCAGAGGTTGGGGGCCGAGGGCACACCGCTCAGCCACTGCTCCACGACCGGACGGGCGCGGAAGGAGGGCGCGTCCCAGGGAACCCGGCGCAGGGTGAGATCGACCAGGTCCGGCCCGAGGTCCGACGGGCACCGGTCGACGATCTCCGCGTCGACACTCCACCGCGTCACGGCCGTACCCGACGGGTCGAGGGCGACCAGTTCCGCGCGTTCGAGCTGCCGTGCCCGCCGACCGGCGGCGCTGAGCGCCGCCGCGAGTTCGTCACCCACCGCGCACCCGAGAAGGCGCAACACGGTCCCGTCCCCGTCCCCCGCGGAGTCCGCCGGCACCACCCGCACCACGTCCTGGACGGCACCGAGCCACTCGCGCTCGTCATGGAGGCGAGCGCCTGCCCCGAGGTAGGGGTCCTCGGGCGGTTCGACCCAGTCGTAGGCCGCCGCCACGACCACATCCAGCAACGCCGGGTCGGCCGGGTTCGGCCGGTGGCCGAGCATCCGGGCGTCGACGAGCCGCCAGGGGAAGAGCCGCTCCAAGCCCTGCGGGCAGTGTTCGTCGCCGACCGGCATCACCCAGAGGTCGCCGAGCTCGGCTCCGTCCGGGCTGCCACTCACCGCCTCGGCCAGTCGCCCCGCCGGTGCACACCCGATCAGCTCGTACGGCCGGGTCGGCGGGTCGACGAAGAGGCCCTCGACCCGCGCGCACACCGCCAAGGGCGGCGAGTCCGCGGATGCGACGAGTGCGAACCGGGGCGGCGCGGCCGACCGGGCGACGCCCTCCGGCCATTGAAAGGTCGTCATCCCGCGCCACTCTAGGGCCGGTCGGCACAGCCGCACACTTGGGCCGACTGGCTGTCCCGCCCCCCGAAGACAGACACTGAACCCGTGCGTCTGCTCCTCACGACCGACACCCACCTGCCCAAGCGCGCCAAGGCACTGCCCGAGCAGCTCCTCGCCGAAGTCCCGCGCGCCGACGTGGTCGTGCACGCCGGGGACTGGGTCGACACGGCCACCCTCGACCTGCTGGAGGGCCGTTCCCGCCGCCTGGTCGGCGTGTACGGCAACAACGACGGGCCCGAACTGCGGGCCCGCCTCCCCGAGGTGGCCCGCGTGGAACTCGACGGCCTGCGCCTCGCCGTCGTCCATGAGACGGGCGCCGCCCAGGGCCGCGAACGCCGCTGTGCCGAGCGGTTCCCCGACGCCGACGTCCTGGTCTTCGGCCACAGCCACATCCCCTGGGACACGGTCACGGACACGGGCCTGCGCCTGCTCAACCCGGGCTCGCCCACGGATCGCCGCCGACAGCCGTACTGCACATACATGACCGCGACCGTGACGAAGGGCGAGCTGACGGAGGTGCTGCTGCACCGCCTGCCGGGTCGGGCCGGCCTCACGAAGGGGGCGGTGGATGGATCACGCCCGACGTCGCCGTCAGCGGCACCCCCGTCCCGCCCCACCTGAGCGCGACGATCTCCGCCGCCACGGACACCGCCACCTCCTCGGGTGTACGGGCGCCCAGGTCGAGGCCGACGGGGGAGCGCAGCCGGGACAGCTCGGGCTCGCCGAGCCCGGCCTCCCGTAGCCGCCGCATCCGGTCGTCGTGCGTACGACGGCTGCCCATCGCCCCGATGTACGCGGCCGGGCGGCTCAGCGCCTCCTCCAGCAGGGGTACGTCGAACTTGGGATCGTGGGTGAGGACGCAGAGCACCGTGCGGTCGTCGGTGTCCGTGCCGCGCAGATAGCGGTGCGGCCAGTCGACGACCACCTCCACCCCCGCCGGGAACCGCTTCGGCGTGGCGAACACCGGGCGCGCGTCGCACACCGTGA belongs to Streptomyces graminofaciens and includes:
- a CDS encoding SpoIIE family protein phosphatase, with the translated sequence MVSEGAEERGTRPRAELALKSLAGDLDPRERLRRILEQVLVFTEATLAAVYTPDDEGDALSLVDSAGVPGTLYGLRDGYPAAGTTAVAEVCRSGQPRWLDFAALAEDADVRRAPAKDFSVGVLPLRERGCLVAVTDGANGFAAGDRQCLDLLTEAITFATGPVGPGGAFTMAMDTGQVEADNELLELFGIDAGDFDGRVETLLAQTVPEDLPALMSVVEADHMFVGGDRELEFRILQPSGEPKWLRLHGRLLPAGENRQARLVGTVVDASTLRSGVTEVARIQRLAAALATAGTVRDVSQAMVTALRKPLHADRIALAELEADRLVVTVLDPPQPESWPEVWRSEWRSEWPDAPVRTMPTLSAALREGRTAIWPAGTALEPALADVGPGGLAVLPLPAGGRMAGACLIGWDAPHDFAPDERALLTAAAGLAGQALLRAHAFDAEHELVDMLQRTLLPRRLPQLPGAVAVARYLPTTAGLEVGGDWYDVIPLPDNHVALVIGDVQGHNVGAATLMGQMRTALRAYAVEGHPPDVVVAHANRLLMDMETDLFATCCYVDLDMEEGSAWCVRAGHIPPVLRYPDGTTEIAESEGGPPLGVITQADYPMSPLRLAPGTLLALTTDGLVESADIDVEDGLDHLAAELSAADPAHLGLVADTLLGAANRDDDVALLLTRYDGMALRPRRENWTVWRVPQAVGQARRYTRRVLRAWGIEAEADSVLLVVSELVTNALVHTDGRVRLDLTLFNNRLRVSVTDASPRTPAKPTDIGWEATGGRGLLLVEAMSTTWGTVPVSGGKQVWAEIPLEEEALAE
- a CDS encoding metallophosphoesterase family protein, with the protein product MRLLLTTDTHLPKRAKALPEQLLAEVPRADVVVHAGDWVDTATLDLLEGRSRRLVGVYGNNDGPELRARLPEVARVELDGLRLAVVHETGAAQGRERRCAERFPDADVLVFGHSHIPWDTVTDTGLRLLNPGSPTDRRRQPYCTYMTATVTKGELTEVLLHRLPGRAGLTKGAVDGSRPTSPSAAPPSRPT
- a CDS encoding barstar family protein, translating into MTTFQWPEGVARSAAPPRFALVASADSPPLAVCARVEGLFVDPPTRPYELIGCAPAGRLAEAVSGSPDGAELGDLWVMPVGDEHCPQGLERLFPWRLVDARMLGHRPNPADPALLDVVVAAAYDWVEPPEDPYLGAGARLHDEREWLGAVQDVVRVVPADSAGDGDGTVLRLLGCAVGDELAAALSAAGRRARQLERAELVALDPSGTAVTRWSVDAEIVDRCPSDLGPDLVDLTLRRVPWDAPSFRARPVVEQWLSGVPSAPNLWAAYDAWGRDQWLTLVRRSGCARRDRPDRPRDSTYHLDGRYVTDRASFYCALGEAVNGPGGYFGCNLDALDDCLRGRFGATAPFTLVWHGSDIARRHLSGFIDPWDGEPYDCFDAILKVFADHGIVVVHRPAEAH